The Petropleomorpha daqingensis genome includes a window with the following:
- a CDS encoding MGH1-like glycoside hydrolase domain-containing protein, producing the protein MADTGGSGAVLGAERERLRLADAGAQPWRRWGPYVAARAWGTVREDYSPDGESWWSLPHEQARSRAYRWSEDGMAAVCDDKQRLCLGLALWNGRDPILKERMFGLAGPEGNHGEDAKEYWWYLDSTPTHSWMRWRYHYPQAEFPYQRLVEENARRGKDVGEFELLHTGVFDSGCWQVTVDHAKAAPEDLLMRVTVRNLGERTETLHVLPTLWFRNTWDWEPGSPKPSLALGGGRITVAHEELGARALTWSGDPEPLFCENETNLRRLYGVDRGTAYPKDGIGDAVVHGAATVNPERRGTKAALWYRLEVAAGGTAEIRVRLAPEAGDVGERFATVLADRAREADEFYAPLVPENATADEARIMRQAFAGLLWSKQYYHYDVDRWLEGDPGQPAPPQSRRAGRNSTWKHVHASDVIVMPDDWEYPWFAAWDLAFHTIPLAHVDPSLAKQQLLLLTHEWYMDPRGRLPAYEYDFGDVNPPVHALAAMRVFAIDGGQDLAWLTAMFNKLLVNFTWWMNRVDVDGKDLFAGGFLGLDNIAPFDRNHPPDLGGGRLVEVDGTAWVALFELGLLAMAVTLAAEEPAYEDIAVKFFEHFWVIALAMADQGLWDEEDGLYYSAVHTPDGRSWPIRAHSVDGLLPLAAFAVPTEKLLEQLPALRERIEWFAERYGDRFDALAEFDRPGPTGRRLMSVFGRRRLERMLTRLLDESEFLSPHGIRAVSRYHADHPLDLGPDGRLDYEPGESRTGMFGGNSNWRGPVWFPMNYLIVNALARLDRYFGDDLTVEMPTGSGRRMRLVDVSRALADRLVGIWVERDGRRPVFGDDERLQSDPDWRDQLLFFEYFHGDTGAGLGASHQTGWTALVADLVTSRRFATFVAADRS; encoded by the coding sequence GTGGCGGACACCGGCGGATCAGGGGCCGTGCTCGGGGCCGAACGGGAACGACTGCGGCTGGCCGACGCGGGCGCGCAACCGTGGCGGCGGTGGGGTCCGTACGTGGCGGCCCGCGCCTGGGGCACGGTGCGGGAGGACTACAGCCCGGACGGCGAGTCGTGGTGGTCCCTGCCGCACGAGCAGGCCCGCTCCCGGGCCTACCGCTGGTCCGAGGACGGCATGGCCGCGGTCTGCGACGACAAGCAGCGGCTGTGCCTGGGCCTGGCGCTGTGGAACGGCCGCGACCCGATCCTCAAGGAGCGGATGTTCGGGCTGGCCGGCCCGGAGGGCAACCACGGCGAGGACGCCAAGGAGTACTGGTGGTACCTGGACTCCACGCCGACCCACTCGTGGATGCGCTGGCGCTACCACTACCCGCAGGCGGAGTTCCCGTACCAGCGGCTGGTCGAGGAGAACGCCCGCCGCGGCAAGGACGTCGGTGAGTTCGAGCTGCTGCACACCGGCGTCTTCGACTCCGGTTGCTGGCAGGTCACCGTCGACCACGCCAAGGCCGCTCCCGAGGATCTGCTGATGCGGGTGACGGTGCGCAACCTCGGCGAGCGCACCGAGACGCTGCACGTGCTGCCCACGCTGTGGTTCCGCAACACCTGGGACTGGGAGCCGGGCTCGCCGAAGCCCTCGCTCGCCCTGGGCGGCGGACGGATCACCGTCGCGCACGAGGAGCTCGGTGCCCGGGCGCTGACCTGGTCGGGCGACCCGGAGCCGCTGTTCTGCGAGAACGAGACCAACCTGCGCCGGCTCTACGGCGTCGACCGCGGCACGGCCTACCCCAAGGACGGGATCGGCGACGCGGTCGTCCACGGCGCCGCCACGGTGAACCCGGAGCGGCGCGGCACCAAGGCGGCGCTGTGGTACCGGCTGGAGGTCGCGGCCGGCGGGACCGCGGAGATCCGGGTCCGGCTGGCGCCCGAGGCCGGCGACGTCGGCGAGCGGTTCGCCACCGTCCTCGCCGACCGTGCACGGGAGGCCGACGAGTTCTACGCCCCGCTGGTCCCCGAGAACGCCACCGCCGACGAGGCGCGGATCATGCGCCAGGCCTTCGCCGGCCTGCTGTGGAGCAAGCAGTACTACCACTACGACGTCGACCGCTGGCTCGAGGGCGACCCCGGCCAGCCGGCGCCCCCGCAGTCGCGCCGCGCCGGGCGCAACAGCACCTGGAAGCACGTGCACGCCAGCGACGTGATCGTGATGCCGGACGACTGGGAGTACCCGTGGTTCGCCGCGTGGGACCTCGCCTTCCACACGATCCCGCTGGCCCACGTCGACCCGAGCCTGGCCAAGCAGCAGCTGCTCCTGCTGACCCACGAGTGGTACATGGACCCGCGCGGCCGGCTGCCCGCCTACGAGTACGACTTCGGCGACGTCAACCCGCCGGTGCACGCGCTGGCCGCGATGCGGGTGTTCGCCATCGACGGCGGCCAGGACCTCGCCTGGCTCACGGCGATGTTCAACAAGCTGCTGGTCAACTTCACCTGGTGGATGAACCGGGTCGACGTCGACGGCAAGGACCTGTTCGCCGGTGGCTTCCTCGGGCTGGACAACATCGCGCCCTTCGACCGCAATCACCCGCCGGACCTCGGCGGGGGCCGGCTGGTCGAGGTCGACGGCACCGCCTGGGTGGCCCTGTTCGAGCTGGGCCTGCTCGCCATGGCGGTCACGCTGGCCGCCGAGGAACCGGCCTACGAGGACATCGCGGTCAAGTTCTTCGAGCACTTCTGGGTCATCGCGCTGGCCATGGCCGACCAGGGGCTGTGGGACGAGGAGGACGGCCTGTACTACAGCGCCGTCCACACCCCCGACGGCCGGTCGTGGCCGATCCGCGCGCACTCCGTCGACGGGCTGCTCCCGCTGGCCGCCTTCGCCGTCCCCACCGAGAAGCTGCTCGAGCAGCTGCCCGCGCTGCGGGAGCGGATCGAGTGGTTCGCCGAGCGGTACGGCGACCGCTTCGACGCGCTGGCCGAGTTCGACCGCCCGGGCCCGACCGGCCGCCGGCTGATGTCGGTGTTCGGCCGGCGCCGGCTCGAGCGCATGCTCACCCGGCTGCTGGACGAGTCGGAGTTCCTGTCCCCGCACGGCATCCGCGCGGTGTCGCGGTACCACGCCGACCACCCGCTCGACCTCGGGCCCGACGGCCGGCTGGACTACGAGCCCGGTGAGTCGCGCACCGGCATGTTCGGGGGCAACTCCAACTGGCGCGGGCCGGTCTGGTTCCCGATGAACTACCTGATCGTCAACGCCCTGGCCCGCCTCGACCGGTACTTCGGCGACGACCTCACCGTCGAGATGCCCACCGGCTCGGGCCGGCGGATGCGGCTGGTGGACGTCTCGCGGGCGCTGGCCGACCGGCTGGTGGGCATCTGGGTCGAGCGCGACGGACGCCGGCCCGTGTTCGGGGACGACGAGCGGTTGCAGAGCGACCCGGACTGGCGCGACCAGCTGCTGTTCTTCGAGTACTTCCACGGCGACACCGGTGCCGGGCTCGGTGCGAGCCACCAGACCGGCTGGACCGCGCTGGTCGCCGACCTCGTCACCAGCCGCCGGTTCGCCACGTTCGTGGCCGCCGACCGCTCCTAG
- a CDS encoding DMT family transporter, which produces MRGSALPVVLAVLSALSAAVYVVLQRDANRGTPSSVTGWRLVGHLLRHPLWLLGQAAWLVAFGLQALALHLGRLSVVQPVLVTELVFTLLIRRFVSHWPVRAAAWGSAVLLCGSLGVFLVAAEPRGGHPYATASAWVWALLATGGAAGGAAVLGLSGTPARRAACFATSGAVLGALEAALIKTVTGELSAGGLSAVLTNWPVYALIASGAASGVVVQAALHAGPLTVSQPLLVVLNPMVATGLSVWLFGEHFSDDPVTVALAGIAFAGVAVGVGLLTATGPRSSAVEPEPSEDALP; this is translated from the coding sequence GTGCGCGGCAGCGCTCTCCCCGTCGTCCTCGCGGTGCTGTCCGCCCTGTCGGCAGCCGTCTACGTGGTCCTCCAGCGCGACGCGAACCGCGGCACGCCGAGCAGCGTGACGGGGTGGCGGCTGGTCGGGCACCTGCTGCGGCACCCGCTGTGGCTGCTCGGCCAGGCGGCGTGGCTGGTGGCGTTCGGCCTGCAGGCGCTGGCGCTGCACCTCGGCCGGCTCTCCGTCGTCCAGCCGGTCCTGGTCACCGAGCTGGTGTTCACGCTGCTGATCCGCCGGTTCGTCTCCCACTGGCCGGTCCGGGCGGCGGCGTGGGGCTCGGCGGTGCTGCTGTGCGGCTCGCTCGGCGTGTTCCTCGTCGCCGCCGAACCCCGCGGCGGCCATCCCTACGCGACCGCCTCGGCCTGGGTGTGGGCCCTGCTCGCCACGGGCGGGGCCGCCGGGGGCGCCGCCGTGCTGGGTCTGTCGGGGACGCCGGCCCGCCGGGCCGCCTGCTTCGCGACGTCCGGGGCCGTGCTGGGCGCGCTCGAGGCCGCGCTGATCAAGACCGTGACCGGGGAGCTGAGCGCGGGTGGGCTCTCGGCGGTCCTCACGAACTGGCCGGTGTACGCGCTCATCGCCTCCGGCGCGGCGAGCGGGGTGGTGGTCCAGGCCGCCCTGCACGCCGGACCGCTGACCGTGTCCCAGCCGCTGCTCGTCGTCCTCAACCCGATGGTGGCCACCGGCCTGTCGGTGTGGTTGTTCGGTGAGCACTTCTCGGACGACCCGGTGACCGTCGCGCTGGCCGGGATCGCCTTCGCGGGCGTCGCGGTCGGGGTCGGCCTCCTGACCGCGACCGGGCCGCGGTCCTCGGCCGTCGAACCGGAGCCGAGCGAGGACGCGCTGCCCTGA
- a CDS encoding amino acid permease encodes MSTASAPPTGSTPVAEQEPRGTLGLGPATALIVGSIIGVGIFNLPSSLAGYGPISLIAMALTTIGALALAIMFASLSKRLPADGGPYAYARAGFGNMAGFSNAWLYWITAWSGNAAIVVGWVLYVEEFVNKGQNKWLSILIALVGLWVPAAINLSGVKNMGAVQTWTSILKFIPLVFMSTVGLFFISSGNFTPWNISGESNLSAIGGAMALCLFSYLGVETAAVAAAKVRNPERNVPRATIFGTLGTAVVYLLSLIAVFGIVASSALSESTAPFSTAVNSIFGGTWAGYVMAALVVISGFGALNGWTMICAEMPLAAAKDGMFPEAFGKLNKKGVPAFGIISSTLLASLFMVFSYAGSAGITVFNTLVYMSGITAAIPYAFSAAAQIKWRLVDHREFHTPRFARDVGIAGIGLVFSILFVVYSRNTGEEAVWRQYLPFIFAGIAFLAGIPIYLRHRASMGPPPAVPAWRP; translated from the coding sequence ATGAGCACGGCATCCGCCCCTCCGACCGGATCCACCCCCGTCGCAGAGCAGGAGCCGCGCGGCACCCTGGGCCTCGGTCCGGCGACGGCGCTGATCGTCGGGTCGATCATCGGCGTCGGCATCTTCAACCTGCCGTCGTCCCTGGCCGGCTACGGCCCGATCAGCCTGATCGCCATGGCGCTGACCACGATCGGCGCCCTCGCCCTGGCGATCATGTTCGCCTCGCTGTCCAAGCGGCTGCCCGCGGACGGCGGCCCGTACGCCTACGCCCGCGCAGGCTTCGGCAACATGGCCGGCTTCTCCAACGCCTGGCTGTACTGGATCACCGCCTGGTCGGGCAACGCCGCGATCGTCGTCGGCTGGGTGCTGTACGTGGAGGAGTTCGTCAACAAGGGCCAGAACAAGTGGCTCTCGATCCTGATCGCGCTGGTCGGTCTGTGGGTGCCCGCGGCGATCAACCTCAGCGGCGTCAAGAACATGGGCGCCGTCCAGACCTGGACGTCGATCCTCAAGTTCATCCCGCTGGTGTTCATGTCGACCGTCGGGCTGTTCTTCATCAGCTCCGGCAACTTCACGCCCTGGAACATCAGCGGCGAGAGCAACCTGTCCGCCATCGGCGGCGCGATGGCGCTGTGCCTGTTCTCCTACCTCGGCGTCGAGACCGCCGCCGTGGCGGCGGCGAAGGTCCGCAACCCCGAGCGGAACGTCCCGCGGGCGACCATCTTCGGCACCCTGGGCACCGCCGTCGTCTACCTGCTGTCGCTGATCGCGGTGTTCGGCATCGTCGCCAGCTCCGCGCTCAGCGAGTCCACCGCGCCGTTCTCCACGGCGGTCAACAGCATCTTCGGGGGCACCTGGGCCGGCTACGTGATGGCCGCGCTGGTGGTGATCTCCGGCTTCGGGGCGCTCAACGGCTGGACGATGATCTGCGCCGAGATGCCGCTGGCCGCGGCCAAGGACGGGATGTTCCCCGAGGCGTTCGGCAAGCTGAACAAGAAGGGCGTGCCGGCCTTCGGCATCATCTCCTCGACCCTGCTCGCCTCGCTGTTCATGGTCTTCTCCTACGCCGGTTCGGCCGGGATCACGGTCTTCAACACCCTCGTGTACATGAGCGGCATCACGGCCGCCATCCCGTACGCCTTCTCCGCCGCCGCGCAGATCAAGTGGCGGCTGGTCGACCACCGCGAGTTCCACACGCCGCGGTTCGCCCGGGACGTCGGGATCGCCGGAATCGGCCTCGTGTTCTCGATCCTGTTCGTCGTCTACTCGCGCAACACCGGCGAGGAGGCCGTCTGGCGGCAGTACCTGCCGTTCATCTTCGCCGGCATCGCGTTCCTGGCCGGCATCCCGATCTACCTGCGGCACCGGGCCTCGATGGGCCCGCCGCCCGCCGTCCCCGCCTGGCGTCCCTGA